Sequence from the Brevundimonas diminuta genome:
ACCCACGGCGCGGCCCTGGGCGCCGCCGAGATCGCCGCCACGCGCCTCGGCCTGGCCTGGGATCACGATCCCTTCGAAATGCCCCAGACCATCGCCGACGCCTGGAAGAAGGTCGGCCGTCGCGGCGCCAAGGACCGCAAGAAGTGGGAGGCCCGCCTCGCCGCCTCGGCCCAGGCCGCCGACTTCACCCGCGCCATGAAGGGCGACCTGCCCGAGGCCGCCTTCGACGCCCTGAACGCCAAGATCGCCGAACTGGTCGAGACCCAGCCCGCCCAGGCGACGCGCCAGGCGTCGGGCGCGGCGCTGGACGAACTGTTCGCCGCCATTCCCGAACTGGTCGGCGGCTCGGCCGACCTGACCGGCTCGAACAACACCTTCGTCAAGGGCACGCCGATCCTGGATGCGCCGACCTATGAAGGTCGCTACGTCAACTGGGGCATCCGCGAGTTCGGCATGGCCGCGGCCATGAACGGCCTGGCCTTGCACGGCGGGGTCATCCCCTACGGCGGCACCTTCATGGTGTTTTCGGACTACAGCCGCCCGGCCATCCGCCTGGGCGCCCTGATGGGGGTGCGCGCCATCCACGTCCTGACGCACGACTCGATCGGCCTGGGCGAAGACGGCCCGACGCACCAGCCGGTCGAACATCTGGCGGCGCTGCGCGCCATTCCGAACCTGCTCGTCTTCCGTCCCGCCGACACCATCGAGGCCATGGAATGCTGGCAGATCGCCCTGCAGACCAAGACCGCGCCGTCGGCCCTGGCCCTGTCACGCCAGAAAACCCCGGCCGTCCGCACCGTCGCCGCGACCGAAAACCTGTCGGCGAAAGGCGCCTATGAGATCAAGGCCGCCAATGGCGAGGCCAAGGCCACCCTGTTCGGCACCGGCACGGAATTGGCCCTGGCGCTGAAGGCCGCCGAGACGCTGGAGGCCGAAGGCGTGGCGACCCGCGTCGTCTCGGTCCCATCGTTCGAACTGTTCGAACAGCAGGACGCCGCCTACCAGGCCTCTGTGATCGGTCGCGGCACGGTCCGCGTCGCCGTGGAAGCCGCGATCAATCAAGGTTGGGAACGCTTCATCGGCGAAGACGGCGCCTTCATCGGCATGACCGGCTTCGGCGCCTCGGCCCCGGCCGAAGTCCTCTACGACAAGTTCGGCATCACCTCGGACGCCATCGTCGCGGCGGTCAAGGCGCGGCTGTAAAACCCGGATCACTCCCCCGTGCGCGACGCTTCACGGGGGAGATTTTTTGAAAGCAGAAGCCATGAGCCGCATCGGCGCGATCAGCCTGCTTGTTCACGACTATGACGCGGCCATCGCCTTCTATGTCGGAAAGCTGGGTTTCGATCTTAGCGAAGACACCGACATGGGCGGGGGCAAACGCTGGGTGCGCGTCACCCCCAAAGGCGGCGAGACCAGCCTGCTGCTGGCGCGCGCCACGACCGACGCCCAAAAGGCCCAGGTCGGCAACCAGGCCGGCGGCCGGGTTTGGCTGTTTCTTGAGACCGACGACCTGATGCGGGACCACTCCACCTGGCTTGCCGCCGGCGTCCACTTCCGCGAAACCCCGCGACATGAGACCTATGGCAAGGTGGTGGTCTTTGAAGACCTCTACGGCAACGCCTGGGACCTGATCGAACCCGCTATCGGAGCCTGACGCCCATGAAACTCGGCACCCCGCTTTCCGACACCGCCGTGCGCGTGATGCTGCTGGGCTCGGGCGAACTAGGCAAGGAGGTCGCCATCGAGCTTCAGCGGCTCGGCGTCGAGGTCATCGCCGTCGATCGCTATCCCAACGCCCCGGCCATGCAGGTGGCGCACCGCAGCCACGTCATCCCCATGACCGACGCCCAGGTGCTGAACGGCGTCATCCTGGCCGAGGCCCCGCACTTCATCGTGCCCGAGATCGAGGCCATCGCCACCGAAGTCCTGGCCGATATCGAGGCCGCCGGCATGGCGACGGTGATCCCGACGGCTCGCGCCGTGCAGCTGACGATGAACCGCGAGGGGATCCGTAAACTGGCCGCCGAAGAACTGGGCCTGCCCACCAGCCCCTACGCCTTCGCCGGCTCGGCCGAGGAACTGGCGGCGGGCGCGCAGGCCGTCGGCCATCCCAACTTCGTCAAGCCGGTCATGTCCTCATCGGGCAAAGGGCAATCCTTCGTCGAAAGCGCCGATGAAATCGCCGACGCCTGGACCTATGCGCAGGACAGCGGCCGGGTCGCCGGCGCCCGCGTCATCGTCGAGGGACGCATCGACTTCGACTTCGAGATCACGCTGCTGACCGTCCGCTCGCGTGACGCCGACGGCACGACCCGCACGGACTTCTGTGCACCCATCGGCCACCGCCAGGTCAAGGGCGACTATGTCGAAAGCTGGCAGCCGCAGGCCATGACGCCCGCTGCGCTGGCCGCCTCCCAGGACATCGCCGCGAAGGTCACAGAGGCCTTGGGCGGTTACGGCGTCTTCGGCGTCGAACTGTTCGTCAAGGGCGACCAGGTCTGGTTCTCCGAGGTCTCGCCACGCCCGCACGACACCGGTCTGGTCACCCTGGCCAGCCAGACGATGAGCGAGTTTGCACTTCACGCCCGCGCCATCTTGGGTCTGCCCGTCGACGTGACCCAGCGCGAGCCCGCCGCCAGCGCCGTCATATACGGCGGCATGGACGCGCAAGGCATCGCCTTCGAGGGCGTCGCGGAGGCTTTGGCGGTCCCGACCGCCGACCTGCGTCTGTTCGGCAAGCCCGAGGCCTTCGAGCGCCGCCGCATGGGCGTGGCTGTCGCGCGCGGCGCCGACGTCGACCAGGCCCGCGACCGCGCGCGTGAAGCCGCAGGCTGTGTGAAGGTGGTTCGGGGCTGACACCACCGTCTCCTCCCCACCTGTGGGGAGGGGGACCGCGAAGCGGTGGAGGGGTTCTGGAATCCCCGCAGGCGCCCGCGATGCGGTGAAGACTCCCTCCGTCTCTCCGCTGCGCTTCGAGCCACCTCCCCATAAAGGGGAGGAGACGCCCGATCCTCGTTCATTTCTACGACTTTAGTCGATTGGCCTTGTCCCGGATTGTGGTGCAAACCAAGGGCGAGGGTCGCAGTCAGCCGGCCGGGAGGGATCTGTCGTGGGCAAACTCAGCACACCCATAATCTTCGGCGCCATCGCCATCCTGGGGGC
This genomic interval carries:
- the tkt gene encoding transketolase, encoding MANAIRVLAMDGVEKAKSGHPGMPMGMADVATVLFSRFLKFDASRPDWADRDRFILSAGHGSMLIYALLHLTGYKAATKEELSNFRQWGSKTAGHPEYGHMPGVEVTTGPLGQGLATSVGFAMAERHLAAKYGDDLVDHRTWVIAGDGCLMEGVSQEAIALAGRYKLNKLHVLWDDNEITIDGKVSLSDATDQKARFKAAGWAVKAIDGHDMNAIKGAMKWAMRQDKPTLIACKTKIGKGAATMEGSHKTHGAALGAAEIAATRLGLAWDHDPFEMPQTIADAWKKVGRRGAKDRKKWEARLAASAQAADFTRAMKGDLPEAAFDALNAKIAELVETQPAQATRQASGAALDELFAAIPELVGGSADLTGSNNTFVKGTPILDAPTYEGRYVNWGIREFGMAAAMNGLALHGGVIPYGGTFMVFSDYSRPAIRLGALMGVRAIHVLTHDSIGLGEDGPTHQPVEHLAALRAIPNLLVFRPADTIEAMECWQIALQTKTAPSALALSRQKTPAVRTVAATENLSAKGAYEIKAANGEAKATLFGTGTELALALKAAETLEAEGVATRVVSVPSFELFEQQDAAYQASVIGRGTVRVAVEAAINQGWERFIGEDGAFIGMTGFGASAPAEVLYDKFGITSDAIVAAVKARL
- a CDS encoding VOC family protein gives rise to the protein MSRIGAISLLVHDYDAAIAFYVGKLGFDLSEDTDMGGGKRWVRVTPKGGETSLLLARATTDAQKAQVGNQAGGRVWLFLETDDLMRDHSTWLAAGVHFRETPRHETYGKVVVFEDLYGNAWDLIEPAIGA
- the purT gene encoding formate-dependent phosphoribosylglycinamide formyltransferase — protein: MKLGTPLSDTAVRVMLLGSGELGKEVAIELQRLGVEVIAVDRYPNAPAMQVAHRSHVIPMTDAQVLNGVILAEAPHFIVPEIEAIATEVLADIEAAGMATVIPTARAVQLTMNREGIRKLAAEELGLPTSPYAFAGSAEELAAGAQAVGHPNFVKPVMSSSGKGQSFVESADEIADAWTYAQDSGRVAGARVIVEGRIDFDFEITLLTVRSRDADGTTRTDFCAPIGHRQVKGDYVESWQPQAMTPAALAASQDIAAKVTEALGGYGVFGVELFVKGDQVWFSEVSPRPHDTGLVTLASQTMSEFALHARAILGLPVDVTQREPAASAVIYGGMDAQGIAFEGVAEALAVPTADLRLFGKPEAFERRRMGVAVARGADVDQARDRAREAAGCVKVVRG